One segment of Fusarium oxysporum f. sp. lycopersici 4287 chromosome 7, whole genome shotgun sequence DNA contains the following:
- a CDS encoding hypothetical protein (At least one base has a quality score < 10), whose amino-acid sequence MSIPPCLISNSSGCKRWFSLSKHPKKAVSLSDVVHGCATVQVAFVSRQFVVGWAFLICLSGCVIAFLWPCHVGVVLCASSVLRCRVVFVIVCSCRFNAIRRLSTLG is encoded by the coding sequence ATGTCAATTCCCCCTTGTCTCATCAGTAATTCTTCAGGCTGTAAACGATGGTTCTCGTTATCAAAGCATCCAAAAAAGGCTGTGAGTCTATCTGATGTCGTCCACGGCTGCGCTACAGTTCAGGTTGCCTTTGTGTCGCGTCAGTTTGTTGTGGGCTGGGCTTTTCTCATTTGTCTATCTGGTTGTGTTATTGCTTTCCTGTGGCCGTGTCATGTCGGTGTCGTGTTATGTGCTAGCAGTGTGTTGCGCTGTCGTGTTGTCTTTGTTATTGTGTGCTCTTGTCGCTTCAACGCCATTCGTCGGCTTTCAACTCTTGGTTGA